The genomic region AGTCCAAAAAAGACAGCCGCCAATGGCGTTTGAAACAAACCGGCAAACCCAGCTGCCATACCCGTTACAAGAAACAAGCGAGAGCTATTTTCAAAAGAGAAAAACTTGCTAAAAGCATGTGAAATCGTCGCCCCAAGCTGGACAGCAACACCTTCACGACCAGCACTTCCTCCAAAAAGATGAGTTAGCCAAGTTGCTACAGTTACCAAAGGTAACATGACCAACGGAATTTCTTTTTCAGCTTCTTGACTAACCGCAAAAAGTAGCCCCATTCCTTTGCTAGCTCGAGCATCCGCTTTTTGATAAAGAAAAACAATAACCATCCCAATCAACCCCAAAAAAGGAATCACATAATTGAAATGACTAGTTCGAAAGTCACTAAGTATGAGTAAGACGCGACCGAATACAGTATCAACACAACCTATCAGAAATCCAATAAGAAGACTTACGCCGATTACTTTTACAAGAACATTGTAAGAATAATCTTGATTATCTTTTAAGTTTTTAATCATGAGAGCTACCTTCTTAATCTAAATCAGCCTTTAATTGTTTAGCTTGATAATCGCGAGAATTTTTCATGATATCTGCAAAAGTATTGACCAGCGTCGTTTCAAAATCCTTATTTTGAACGCGACTAGCAACTTTATTTAAGACTACTTTTTCACGACTAGTATCTAAA from Streptococcus lutetiensis harbors:
- a CDS encoding chorismate mutase → MSVKDLNIIRQEIDQVDQELVALLEKRIALVTQVAAYKRATGKAILDTSREKVVLNKVASRVQNKDFETTLVNTFADIMKNSRDYQAKQLKADLD